Within Primulina tabacum isolate GXHZ01 chromosome 5, ASM2559414v2, whole genome shotgun sequence, the genomic segment GCCATTCTTCGGTTTCCTCGGCGCCGCTGCCGCTCTGATCTTCTCTTGTAAGCTGTTTTTCGCGATCCATCGCTTTTTTCCCACGGATCTGGGatgtttatgttttatatttcaattatCTCTCTGTAGGTATGGGAGCGGCGTACGGAACGGCCAAGAGCGGTGTCGGGGTGGCATCGATGGGGGTGATGCGGCCTGAGTTGGTGATGAAGTCAATTGTGCCGGTGGTTATGGCTGGTGTTTTGGGTATTTACGGTTTGATTATTGCCGTGATCATTAGTACTGGTATTAATCCTAAGGCCAAGTCTTACTACTTGTTTGATGGATATGCGCACCTTTCTTCTGGACTCTCTTGTGGGCTTGCTGGACTGGCTGCTGGCATGGCCATTGGCATCGTCGGAGATGCCGGTGTCAGGTGCTATTTTTTGCTTTAACTCGTCGGCTTTCCAATTGTTTGTTATTGGTATTAGATATGGATGATTAAGCACTGTAAATGAAGTTGCTTGTTTGATTTTTATGTCGATTTGCGTGCAGTTATTGAGCTTGATTTTTCCGAAcctaatatattatttttgttgcGACTTATCACTATGATTTTTTCAGTTGTGCACTCGTTTGGATTTTCTCAGAGGGTGCACTGTGACTTGTCAATATGGGCAACAGAAAAAAATTGGTTGTGTCATTAGTTGTttattgttttaattgtttattcATTTGTCTTTTAGTTTATGTGGCAACTAGAATGTTATTTCTCGATTGAGAATTGTTCTTCTAACCATTTATGGTGTTATGGTGATTCTTCCAATACAAGTTCGAATTGAGAGTGGAGTGAAAACTGAATGTTTGGCACGAAAAGTAAGAAGTTGTCGTGCTTGTCCGGTTACTAGATGCCTTTTATTTGTTAATTGACCTAAAGATTTTCCAGAAAGCCTTCTTGTATTGTCTGATGTTTTTACAAAATTAACTTTGACATTTAATGAAATCGATGATTTATTTCTTAATGAGCATGGGTATGAAGGCAAAAGCATTCTGGGCCTGGTTTGAGTTATCAAGCTGAAATGTTCTATTTTGAGATCTTTTGTGAGATAAAGTAAGGATGTCTATCTCTTTGTGAGTCAAAGGCAACTTTGAGTTCAGTGCTCTTGCATTtcatcattattttaattagaaGATGTGGTTCCCGTTGTGAAGCAGTATCATTAATGTTGTGATTTATCTTTTAGTACCTTTTGTATTATTCAGATGGTGATTAGCTTTATTCCTTTTGGATTGTCTTTTTATCTTTATGAGATGCAATGACATTTACCACCATCCTATCTATTCCCTGATAGGGCTAACGCTCAGCAACCAAAGCTCTTTGTTGGGATGATTCTTATCCTTATTTTCGCTGAAGCCCTGGCTCTTTATGGGCTCATTGTTGGCATCATTCTTTCTTCTCGTGCTGGTCAATCTCGAGCAGAGTAAGAGAATATTGTTGCTTGACAGTCCCTCTCAAGTAAgaatcataatattttttttcccttGGTTACCCTGGTAATTTTAGCTGTGGCATTGATTTTAGGTTCATTTATATCAGAATGATTGAGTGGTTGATATGTTGTGGAAGTAGATTTTACATGGGAAGCTTGATTATCCCTAAATAAAGTTCATGATGTTCTTACGGTGCTTTATCTTGCTAAAACAAGATGTGATTTATGTAAAACCACCTCCTGTCGAAAAGCTAAGTATGCTCTATTCTTCTTGTTTACTATGATAGTGTACATGGCTGCGAAGGTCAAAATCCCCAACAGTTCGGCAATTTTCTCACGGGGAATACTGGCACTGAATATTATAGGTCCCGATAATTTTTGAGTTTGCAAGCACGTCTTTTCCCGTTAATTTTTAAAAGCCAGGTCGTGTTTGAATTAACAAGCGTGTCTCGTAATGGTTTcctagaaattaatattatgttttattttaagtgtttattttttaaaaaatttgtaatttatGTAGTTAAAAAGTGAATTTGTTGGAGCCTTGTAGGGGTATTAGAATGATAAATTTGATGAAGTGGGATTAAACGCTCACACAAAAGTCAAAACTACGCAGTCGACCAGCTTGAAAAAACAAATATTCACAACCTTTTGATACTAAAGTTACTAGTATACGGTACCatgtccaaaaaaaaaaagttactaatatacaatatttttttaaaaaaaattctagtaccgTGATCCAACGTTGACGTGCCTTCTTTCAACTATTATTACCATTTTGTCTAAAGTGATTCTTGATTTTGTGATACCTAGAAATGATAATAGGTTGAGTTCACTAAAGTTCGAGACTCGACCCGTTACATTTTTGAAAGAATTATGTCTGTCTCAACCtcttaaaatttaaattcataCCTGATCTGATGCATACCTGAAAGCTTGTTTAACCCCTTGGATCCATCATGTCGaacaattatttttatgttatattATTTACATCTCTGAATTTTTAGTTAATACAATCATAACAAAAACTAAACAATCCGGTTCAAGTTAAAGACTCTTGTTACTCAACAAATTCTCCTTGAAAATTTTCCCCGTTGTCAAACATTGTAAGATGTGTATTTTTAACGTTTGGATTTTTACCTATATATAAACTAAAAGAACGGGGATAACACTCAATTTAGTCTCTCGTTTTATGACACGTTCCTAATTTAGTCTCTTAtttctgaattttatcgaagtgGTCTTCCGTTTTTCGTGTGTTTTCAGGATAGACCCTCCTTTATGAACTCTCCAAAGCAATTCAATGACTAATtaagaaataattattgattatgaatcaaAATCGTATCTGTGTTCGTCAATTTTCGGATGTCTTGGATACAGATCATCTTTGAATCTTGGGAGTGATAGCAGAGCAAGAGGGATGCCCGCTCGAGGATCTGAATGCCGGGCGGGTATTTGATTGTTTCctcaaaagagaaaaaaattggaGTGCTGTTCAACGATGTGATAATTTTATTAGGGAAAGGGGGAGACAACATAGGGAGGAGATACAAAGGCAAATAGGGTTTTCAAACGAAAATTGATTTTAGGGAAAGAGAAGAAGAGAGACTTTAGGTGAACTTTTCAGCAAGTGACCATCATATGGGAAATTCTGTTCATTTTAACCCTTAAATTACGAGGTGATCAAATCCGGATAACAAACGAAAAATAAAGGACTATTTCGGGATAATTGGAAACTAAAAGAATCGGGAATGTGAAATAAAACGAGGAATTAAATTGAGTATGCTTCAAAATAATTATATGAAATTTATTTAATGATATAACTTGGCATATTATTATAAATCTAGAATTTAAAAAATGTACTTACCATTGCAATCGTTCTGTGTTTTATAACAAAAAAGAATACAAATACattgtttaaatatattttgtgtgtgtgtgtgtgtgtgtgtgtgtgtgtgtatacagGTATTAAAATCTTACGGGGCCGGGTCATATAAACGTGTTAATCGACCCGTGCCCACAAGTGTCCAATTTAATACTCGTACCCATTTTTCATGTTGGGTATCCGTTAAACCTGAACTCAGTGTGTAAGCACCAATCTTGTTTAGAATTAATTTCAGTTTGTGTCAATCTTTTTTGTGGGGTTTTTCATAAAACAATTGACAAAAAGAGACCAAAggtaaaaatagatttttcaccCTCAACATTTATGAAATTCTCacatatttatttgttttgtatctattttatttttttaataagtaAATGTCATAAAAGTTTATCAAAATTAGTTTTTATTTAAGTAACAAGTACAAATGTTGAATTCGCAAGCAAACATTTGTTTTATGTATGTTAATTAGCTTTTTATCATGTTAATTATTAAAcgccttattttttttttaattactgaaaataatatatacgTAAAGATATAAAAAAACATTACCAGCTGAAATCCTTTCAGTCATTTCAGTAAGGAGTACTAGTTTAAATTTTCATCAAatacttatttatttatttttaaaaaaaataaaaaatatttcttcgATGAGTggaaaaatattcttaaaattaattttcaccGTCTGTAAAAGGTAAGAAAGTGGTTTGAGATGACTGATGAATCACTTTCAATGCAAGTACTCTCGTGTCTCCCTCCATCACTCACTCGATTCACAACTTTCAAGACTACGCATTTCCTCCGAAGTTGCTACAGTACAATTCGTCTTTTTATAGTTCATTACTATCTTCATTTATCGTCGCTGTCTTggaggagtgtttggcagttgGAAAGAAAAAGACAATGGCATCACATGAATGCTGAAACCACCTCACGAGCCCAAGTTTGAAATGTGTCAACACGTGGATTACACCCATGTAACACAATCCTCTTACACTGATGTTTTGATACAGAAGGTGAAGTGTCTGATCTACTATTCCTTGTAAAAAATACGAGATCCATGATTTATAAGTAGATACTTAACACTTTTTTAAGACTCATACAATCAGTCAGACAAGAAATATGGTTCTAATATCATATTAATCTAAAATTATACAAAGCCACtgcatataatataatataatatacgtGATGATTCAATAAAATTTTGTGAGTTATAATCTAGTTTGACCAAACATGGTCATCCCATTCCATATTATATAACTTAACATAAATGCTTTATTATTAGCTTTTGGTTGGATTAAAAAGTAATGcaataaagaaat encodes:
- the LOC142545949 gene encoding V-type proton ATPase 16 kDa proteolipid subunit-like produces the protein MSSTFAGDETAPFFGFLGAAAALIFSCMGAAYGTAKSGVGVASMGVMRPELVMKSIVPVVMAGVLGIYGLIIAVIISTGINPKAKSYYLFDGYAHLSSGLSCGLAGLAAGMAIGIVGDAGVRANAQQPKLFVGMILILIFAEALALYGLIVGIILSSRAGQSRAE